TGTAGGGGCTGGTCTATCGTCCTCGGCTGCAGTAGAATGTGCAACGGGTTATGCTTTGAACGAATTGTATGGGTTGAATCTTGATCGCGTCACCATTGCTAAAATGGGGCAAATGGCCGAGCATACCTATGCGGGGGTGAAATGTGGGATTATGGATCAATTCGCTTCGGTATTGAGCAAGGCGGGGCATGTAATCCGTTTGGATTGTCGCGACCTTAGCTATACCTACGTGCCCTTAGATTTGGGGAACCATGAGCTTGTGCTTCTTAATACCAATGTAAAGCATGCTTTAGCATCTTCTGCATACAATGACCGTCGTCATGCTTGCGAGCATGCGGTAGGTCTGCTGCAGGCTAAATACCCGCAGGTGAAGAGCTTGCGCGATGTCAGCATAGCGCAGTTGGACGAACTGGTAAAGCCTGTTGATCCGGAAGCCTATTCGAAGGCTAGATTTGTATTGGAAGAAAATGAACGTCTAAATAGAGCATGCGAAGCCTTACAGGCAAGCGATATTACTGCCCTTGGCGAGCAGCTATTCCTAGCCCATGAGGGATTGAGCAAGGAATATGGAGTGAGCTGTGCGGAACTAGACTACCTAGTGGACCGGGCGAAGCAATTTAAACAGGTGAAGGGGGCAAGAATGATGGGTGGCGGTTTTGGTGGTTGCACCATCAATATCGTAGAAAAGGGATTTGGCCCTCAATTAGTTGAAGCCTTGTCCGAAGGCTACCGCTCGAGATTTGACTTGGAATTAGCGGCTATTTTCGTCGCCATTGATAATGGAACGGAAGTCGTATATTAGATACACGATTATAAACAATCTGATGAATAAGAAACTAATCAACCTAATCCTGGGTTGTGCTTTGTTGGCTCTATTATCTTGCCAGCAGGGAACAAAACAAGATAAAACCAGCCCATCACCCACGGGTAGCAAAGAGCTAGTTGACTCCGCGCAGTTTAATGAAGATATAGATGGTAAAGCCGTAAGATTATTTATTTTAAAGAACGCCAAGGGAGCGACTGCCTATTTGACCAATTTTGGCGCCCGCCTCGTTGGACTTGTAGTTCCAAATAAAGATGGCGCTATGACTGATGTTGTTTTGGGATTTAGCAAGGCTTCGCTGTATAACAATCCCGAAGAGCCCTACTTTGGACCAATAGTTGGCCCTTTCGGCAACCGAATTGCAAACGGGAAGTTCAGCATTGATGGGGAGCAATACACGACGCCTACGAACAATGGTAAGAATACTTTGCATGGTGGATTTAAGGGCTTGCATTTTGCGAATTGGGAGGCTAAACAAATCGACGAGAAAAGCGTTGTTTTCTCGCACACCTTGCCCGATAGATACGAGGGTTTTCCTGGTAATATCAAAATTGAAGTGACTTACAGTCTGTCTGATCATGATGAACTGACGATTGCTTACCATGCTACGACTGATAAAAAGACGGTTATCAACCTGACCAACCACGCTTATTTCAATTTAAACGGGGAGGGTAGTGGTTCCATCTTGAATCATCAATTGACGCTATTTGCGGATCAGATGACACCGATGGACAGCACACTGATTCCAACAGGAGCGATTAGTTCGGTTAAAGGAACGCCATTTGATTTTACGAGCGCGAAAAGCATTGGCAAAGACATTGAAGTTGCTAATGAGCAACTGACTTTTGGCAAAGGCTTTGATCATAATTTTGTGTTGAATGGCACAAAAGTCGACGGTCTGAATCATGCTGCCAAGGTTGTTGGAGATCAGTCTGGCATTGTGATGGATATCTATACAGAAGAGCCGGGCATTCAATTTTACTCCGGAAACTTTATGGCAGAAAAAGTAACCCTGAAGAACGGCAATAAAGACAGTTTCAGGACGGGCTTCTGCTTAGAGCCGCAGCATTTCCCGGACTCGCCAAACCAACCTAACTTCCCGTCGACCATCCTTAATCCCGGCGACAGCTATTCGACCAAATCTGTTTATAAATTCTCAGTTCAATAATCCATGGAAACTAAAGATTATATCGTATTCCTATGCTATTTCGCTATCGTTGCGGGCTATGGACTTTACATTTATTATAAGAAGAAATCAGCTTCAGGCGATTCTAAGGATTATTTTCTTGCCGAGGGGTCACTAACCTGGTGGGCAATTGGAGCTTCGCTTATTGCGTCCAATATTTCGGCGGAGCAGTTTATCGGTATGAGCGGCTCGGGTTTTAAGATCGGGTTGGCGATAGCGACTTATGAATGGATGGCTGCTGCGACTTTAATTGTCGTTGCGGTGTTTTTCTTGCCTGTCTACCTTAAGAACAAGATATTCACCATGCCGCAGTTCCTGAATGTCCGGTATAATGGAACGGTCTCGATGATTATGGCGGTCTTTTGGTTATTGCTTTATATCGTGGTCAACCTTACTTCCATCTTGTTTTTAGGGGCATTGGCGGTGTCGAGTATATCGGGTTTAGATTTTCAACTTTGTATGATCGGATTGGCGGTTTTTGCCATCGTTATCACCTTAGGGGGGATGAAAGTAATTGGGTATACCGATGTCATCCAAGTATTTTTCCTTATCCTGGGTGGGCTTGCTACCACGTATCTTGCCTTAAATTTGGTTTCTGACCACTTTGGTGGCGAGGGGATCCTACAGGGCTTCAATATCGTGCATGAAAAAGCTGCCGATCATTTCCATATGATCTTAAAACCTGATAATCCGAATTACATCGATCTTCCGGGCTTAAGTGTCTTGATCGGTGGTATGTGGGTGATCAATCTTAGTTATTGGGGCTGTAATCAATACATCACGCAGCGCGCATTAGGAGCTGATCTAGGAACAGCAAGAAACGGGCTTTTATTTGCTGCAGTGTTAAAGTTATTGATGCCGATCATTGTGGTATTACCTGGAATTGCAGCATTTGTGCTGTACAATGATGGCTTGTTCCAACAGGAAATGATGGCAAGCGGGGAGCTAAATCCGGATAGAGCTTATCCGGTGTTGCTAAGTTTGTTGCCTACAGGTCTAAAAGGTCTGTCATTTGCGGCATTAACGGCTGCTGTTGTGGCATCGCTTGCCGGAAAAGCAAACTCGGTTGCGACGATTTTCTCGCTAGACATTTACCAAAAGATATTCGATAAAAATGCTTCTGAGCGGAGGTTGGTGAACGTGGGAAAGATCACTATCATCGTTTCCATGATCTTAGCGATTATTATTGCGCCGCATTTGGGAATTGATAAGAAGGGTGGTTTCCAATATATTCAGGAGTATACCGGCTTTGTTTCGCCAGGTATTTTTGCGATGTTCTTGCTGGGTTTCTTTTGGAAGAAAACGACGTCGAATGCCGCCCTGTTTGCGACTATCGGCGGATTCTTAATGTCGATCGTATTGAAGTTCTTGCCTCAGTTTATGGACCTATCTTTTCTGGCATCTACGGGTTTCGCTATTCCGGTGAATGGTGTTTATGAAATACCGTTTATCGATCGCGTTGGTTTTGTATTCTTGTTCTGTGTAATCGGAATGTACTTTATCAGTATTTATGAGAATAAACGCGGCGTAGCTCCGAATGGATTGGAAGTGGATACAACGATGTTCAAGACAAAGACTGGTTTTGCGGTAGGCGCATTGCTGGTATTGGGAATTACAGCGGCCTTGTACACCATATTTTGGTAAGGAATTAATTTAGCTTAACATTTGCGCATATCGGATGAGGAGAGGGCATGGTGTTTGTGAATGATGTTGATGGTGTCTTCAATTTAAATCAACTTGCTAAGTGCCGTTTTTATTTTTCGGCCTGTCGTGCAAATGAACATATAAAAAACAAAAAAATATAAAACCGTCTATGGATTTAACTAGAATATTTGAGAAGCAGCTTTCTGATCGGACGATCACTTTCCATGCAACATATGATCTTAAGAGCCATGGTTTTAATATTACCGAGGATGATCGAATTTCTTACGAACTTAGGTTCGATCCTTCGAATAGGTCTTGGTTTGTGACCGGGGAACATCAGCCTTCAATTCCGGTAGAGGAATTGGCGAGGTTGGTGCAGGAAAGCTATGGTCATTTTGTATAGCCATTGGCTGAAATAATGGCTTAATAAGGATTCGATGGTTTTCCGAAAGGAACTGTTAAATAAGCTCCCTTAGCGATGTTTTCTTCTAAGGGAGCTTGTTGATATTTTTTAGCGTAGCTCTAGCTCAACGTATACTGGGTAATGGTCGGAAATGATGTGTGTTTTCTCATTTTTCAACACAATACTCTTCGTAAGCATCTTCTTTGCTGTTTCGTTTGCCCACAGAAAGTCTATTCGCTTTCCGATTCCTGCATTAGATTGCTTAATTTTAGCTTCCCCACTTTTGAAGGTTGGAACGGAGCTTTCAAAATTCTTGTTCAATACCTTGTAGGAATCATAAAATCCTGCGTCTTCCAATTTTTTTAACACGGAATAATCAATCGCCCCATTGTTCAGGTTGCGAACCTGTTCGCGCTTTATTTCCTGTTCCTTCATGGATGCTAGCACCGCCTGGTCATAGTTATTGCTGTCAGATTCAGATAAGGAGTTGAAATCGCCCATAATCAGGATCGGTTCTTTAGGATTGAGCTCTTTGGTCTGTGCAATGATGTTCTCCACCTCTTCCAAACGTTTCTTATAGCTAAATGGCGAGAAGTGGATTACGAAAATGTGTATTCCCTCTATCTTCGCATAGATATAGCTGTGCCACATATTCTCGGTTACTTTTTTGAAGTTGACCATTGGCTTTTTCGAAGTAAGTGCGGTCGGGAAGCCTTCTTCTTTTGATTGCAAAGCATAGGGATGGTTATAGCGTTTCGCTAACTCTTCTAATGTTTTTTGCTTCCAACCGTTCATTTCTTGGGTAGCGACTATATCGGGGTCTAGCTCTTTCACCAATTCGACATAGCGAGCGATGTTGGCTGTAGAATCCTTCTGCAGTCCGTATAGTACATTATAAGATAAGATTTTAATCTTTTTTTGAGCTACTGCTTGTGTGGATACACAAGCAATAGCGATAATCGATAAGTATTTTACGATGTTTTTCATTTTTGTGAGTTCTATGTTCCTGAAGATGCCCATCCTGGGTTTTGTTTCAACTGAGGGTTTAATTCAAGTTCTTGAGTTGGAATAGGGTAGAGATAATCTTTTCCTTCATCCCATTTTTTGATGATGTCTGGGAGAATATTATTCCCATCCGAAAACACAAAAGGAATTGACTATTTCAGCCAATTCCTTTATTTATCGTTTCTCAATTTATCCTATCCCTTCCAGAGCCTCTTCAAAATCGCCAATTAAATCATCGATATGCTCAATCCCTACCGATATTCTCAACATTCCGGGCGTTATTCCCGAGGTTTTCTTTTGCGATTTATCATGATGGCTCCCCCACATACTTGCAGGATGCACCACTAAAGATTCCACACCCCCCAAGCTTGCCGCATTGGCAAAGATTTGTAACTTATTCAAAACTTGCTGCGCGTGCTGATAGGCCTGATCTTCATCGCCGACAATCTCGATACAAAGCATACCTGTTCCGCCACGCATCTGCTCGGCCGCCAATTCATATTGCGGATGCGATCTCAAACCAATGTAAGCGACATGTTTAATCGCAGGATGTTTTTCAAACCATTCCGCGAGGGCAAGAGCATTGCTGTTGATCTGTTTTACGCGCATAGAAAGAGTCTTCATGCCGCGAAGCAGAAGCCAGGAGTCAAATGGACTTAGCGATGCGCCTAAAACCAGCGACCTGCGCCATGCCTTATGAATAAACTCTTTACTGCCACCTATTGCGCCTGCCGTTAAATCACTATGGCCGCCAAGGTATTTCGTTGCGCTATGCACAATGATGTCAATCCCGTAGTCTGAAGGCGTTTGATTGATAGGCGAAGCAAAGGTATTGTCGACCATGGTGGTAATTCCATGTTTCTTGCCCAATTGCCCTATATATTCCAAGTCGGTCACATCAAGGTTTGGATTGGAAGGTGTTTCCACATAAATCAATTTCGTATTTTGCTGAATTGCACGCTCAAAGGCTGTGTTATCCGTTTGATCAACATGCGTAACTGTGACGCCATAGTCGCTTAGGAATTCTTTAAAAAATAGCATCGCGCCCGAATAAAGCGAGTTTTGAGTGACCACATGGTCTCCTTCTTTTACTACGGCAAGGATAGCGGTGCTGATGGCTGCCATTCCCGTCGCTAATAATAATGCATCTTCAGTTTTCTCTAAGCTGGCGAGGATTACCGCCGCCTGTGAGTTCGTTGGATTGCCATGGCGATGGTAGAATGTAGGATGTTTTGTTTCTGTCGCTGCAACGATATACTGCTGCAAGTCTTCATCAGCGTAGTAAGTGGAGGTCTGATATATAGGCGTAACAACCGCTTTACTCTCGTTGAAGGCTCTTCCTTGATGTATAAGGTCCGTTTCTAAATGTGACATGATCGGTAGATTGAAATAAATGAGATGGAAATTAGCAAAAATAGCGCGTAAATCGTTAATTTCAAGTCCTAAATATTCAAATGAATATTGCTTATTAACCTACTCGTATGAAGAATTTTATACTTTGCTTGCTATGTGCATGCTGTTCTTTGAGCAATGCGCAGATAAAATCACCGGCGGAGTTTCTTGGCTATCAAGTCGGAACCCGCGTGACTCCCCATTGGAAAATCCTGGCCTATTATGACCATGTTGCTGAGCAGGTCCCTAACCAAGTGAAATCAGAAGCCTATGGCACTTCCGTTGAAGGACGCCCCATGCGTGTTTATTACATCTCATCAGCGAGCAACATCAGTAAACTCGAAGACATCCGAACCAATAATCTTCGATTGGCGCATGCTTTAGAAGGAACTGGACAAACCAATATGCCCGCTATTATCTGGATGAGCAACAACGTGCATGGTAATGAAACGTCGTCGGCCGAAGCATCGATGATGACGTTATTTGAATTAGTGAACCCTGCGAACACAAAGGCAAAAGCCTGGTTAGATAAGTCCTTGATCATTATCGACCCCTGCTTAAACCCGGATGGGACAGAGCGTTATGCGAACTTCCATAATGGCGTGGTCGGGAAGAATTACAATCCTGATTTATATGCTCGAGAGCACCGCGAGCCTTGGCCTGGTGGACGATATAATCATTATTATTTCGACTTGAATAGAGATTGGGCATGGCAGACACAAGCGGAAAGCACACAGCGCGCCGTTATTTACAACAAATGGCTCCCACATATCCACGTCGATTTCCATGAGCAAGGAATCAACTCGCCATATTATTTTCCGCCAGCTGCCGAACCTTTCCATGAGGTCATTACCCCATGGCAAAGAGAGTTTCAGACGACCATAGGAAAGCATAATGCAAATTATTTCGACTCCAAAGGCTGGCTATATTTCACCAAAGAGCGCTTCGACCTATTCTATCCGTCCTACGGAGACACCTATCCCTTGTATTCAGGGTCTATCGGCATGACCTATGAGAAGGCGGGAAATGGATCCGCTGGCTTAGGCGTCTACATGGACGACCGCGATACTTTAACCTTAGTAGATCGCGCTATTCAGCATCATGCCTCCGGACTCAATGTGGTCGATGTCGTATCTGCAAACGCGGAGAGGGTAGTTCAAGAGTTCAAGAAGTTTGGAGACGATGCTGTTGCTGGAAAACTGTCTTCATATCATACCTACGTACTCAAATATGACCAGGCTAGCGATGGAAGAATCAGAGCGTTATTGAACCTTCTTGATAAGAACAAAATCAACTATTACAGTTCTACTGGATCCGTGAGAGGCTTAGATTACTTCAGCAAGAAAGAGCAATCACATAGCTTAACAGCCAATGATGTCGTGATCCCGGGCAATCAAGCCAAGGCAGCCTTAGTACGCGTTCTATTTGAACCGGAAGCTAAGTTAACAGACTCGGTTACTTATGATATTACAGCTTGGTCGTTGCCTTACGTATATGGCATCCCGGCGATCGCTTCTCACACCAAAACTAGCAATTTAAAACCCTATCAGCTTGCCAAGATCAGCAATGAGAGCAGCGCTGGGTTTGGTTACGCCATAAAATGGGATGGTTTCTCTGCAGCACAGTTAACCGCTGCCTTGTTGAAGAATAAAGTGAGCTTAAAATCCTCCGAACAATCTTTCAAGATTGGAAGCGAAGAGTTTCCGAAAGGCTCTATTCTAATTATGAAGAATGCCAATCAGACGGTTAAGCTAGATCAGCTATTGAAAGAAAATGCCGATCGATTGCAAGTGAAAGTCTATAACCTAAGCTCAGGAATTGTAGAAGGCGGCAAGGATTTAGGAAGCTCGGACGTGAAAACGCTGAAAGCACCGAAGATCATGATGTTTGCTGGCGAGGGACTTCGTGCTACCAATGTTGGCGAGGTATGGCATTATTTTGATGAGCAATTAGACTATCCAATTGCCCTGGTTAATCCTTTAGATTTTTCACGCGTTAAATGGGAAGAAATCGATGTCGTGGTGTTAGCGAACGGTACACACCCTTTTTTGAAAGATAAAGCGCAAGCCGCAAGATTCGCTTCCTGGTTAAGTGCAGGAGGAAAAGTAATTGCACTTGAATCTGCAGTCGGGCAGTTAGCCTCGCAGGAGTGGAGTGCTTTGAAGCCATTAAAGCAAGACTCTGTGTCGAAGAGCAAAGCAACTCCATTGCAGAAATATAGCGATCGCGAGCGCGAATCGCTAAAAGAATACACGGCGGGAGCCATCTATAAAGTAACATTTGACAACTCGCATCCCTTGATGTTCGGTATCAAAGATTACTTCACTTTGAAACAGGATGCAAATCTTTATCAATACTTCGAAGCAGGCAAAGGATGGAATGTCGGCTATATCAACGAAGGAGCAAAAATGAGCGGCTTTGTAGGAAACAATTTAGCGAAAAAATTAAAGAATGGACTAGTATTTGCCGAGCAGAAAGTAGGGCAGGGTTCTGTCATCTACTTAACCGATAATGTGTTGTTCCGTAATTTCTGGGAAAATGGAAAGGTAATTATGGCAAATGCCGTATTCCTAACGGCAGACTAAAATACCCATTTACAGGGATTGAATGATGTTCTATTGAAGGCTAAATTAGCTGCTCAATAGAACATCGTATTTTGAAAAAGAACCTCATCCGTATTCGCAGATCTCGAAAAAAAGCAAGCGCGTTCATTAAGTTTAGCTTGGGCTATTTAAAATTCCTTTATCAAACTGCTATAAAACCCTAACTACCTCATTTCAGACAACAGGCTAATCGCATATTCTATGCTGTTCACATTGCTGATAGCAATACGAAGCTGTCCTTTTACCTCCTTCAGGTTACTGATGCTGGCATGTCTTTGAATAAAGGCCAATACCTTCCCAAACTGCTCAGATTGATAATAGCTCGACTTGGTATTGCTCACAAAGAATCCTTTCAATGTTTCTTTCTTGTAGGAAATCTTTTCTAAGCCGATCTCTTTCCCTAGCCATTGCAATCTTAAGGTATTGAATAGCTCAAATACAGGCGCAGGGATAGGTCCGAAACGATCGACCAGTTCGCGTTCAAATGCCTGTAGCTCCGTCTCATTCTTTAACTTCGCAATATCATTATACAGATTATAGCGCTCGGAGATATTCGTCACGTACTCATCGGGGATGAGCACTTCCAAATCGGTGTCTATCTGCGTAAAAGTCACATACTTTCTATCCTTGTCGTCTGCGAATAGTTCGCCGAACTCATCATCCTTCAGCTCCTGTACGGCTTCATCCAATATCTTATTGTACATCTCGAAGCCGATCTCTGCAATAAATCCAGATTGCTCCGCACCCAATAGATTACCGGATCCGCGGATATCCAGGTCGCGCATCGCCACATTGAATCCTGAGCCCAGTTCCGAAAACTCTTCAATTGCCGAAAGGCGTTTGTAGGCTTCGTTCGTCAAAGTCGATAATGGCGGGCTCAACAAATAACAGAATGCTTTCTTGTTGGAGCGGCCCACGCGGCCGCGCATCTGGTGCAGGTCGCTCAAGCCGAACATATGCGCTTGATTAATGATAATCGTATTCGCATTTGGGATGTCCAGACCCGCTTCGATAATAGTGGTTGCAATCAGTACATCGTAATCATGGTTGATAAACTTCAACATCACATCCTCGAGTTCATCCCCCTCTAGCTGTCCATGCGCTATACCGACTTTCGCCCCGGGTACCAGCTTACGAATCAGCATGCCCAATTGCGGAAGATCAGCGACACGGTTGTGGATAAAGAAGACCTGTCCGCCACGATCCAACTCATAACTTACCGCTTCCTTGATCAGTGCATCGTTAAAAACATGCAGTTCTGTTTGCACAGGCTGCCTGTTTGGTGGTGGCGTGGAGATAATGCTCAAATCGCGAGCACCCATCAGTGAGAAATGGAGGGTTCGAGGAATTGGAGTAGCCGTCAAAGTCAATGAATCCACATTGGCGCGCATCACTTTCAGCTTCTCTTTCACCGATACACCGAATTTCTGCTCCTCATCAATGATCATCAGCCCCAGATCTTTGAACTTCACATCTTTGCTTACCAATCGATGGGTACCGATGATGATATCAATCTTGCCCTCCTCCAAGCGTTTTAAGCTGTCTTTAATCTGTTTTGAAGACTTAAAGCGGTTAATGTAGTCAATGTTAGCCGGCAATCCCTTCAGACGCTCAGAGAAGGTTCTGTAATGTTGCAGGGCGAGGATGGTTGTCGGAACCAATACCGCAACCTGCTTACTATCGGCAACAGCTTTAAACGCGGCACGTATTGCCACCTCTGTCTTGCCAAAACCAACATCACCACAAACCAATCTGTCCATCGGATGTGGCGATTCCATATCCTTCTTCACGTCATTGGTAGCCTTTTCCTGGTCGGGCGTATCCTCATAGATGAAGGAAGCCTCCAGCTCGCGCTGCAGGTAAGTGTCGGGGCTAAACGCATTGCCGGTTTGGGCCTTACGTTTGGCGTATAATTGAATCAGGTCACGGGCAATATCCTTAACCTTCTTCTTCGTAGTTTTCTTTAATTTTTCCCAAGCATCTGTCCCCAGTTTATTCATCTTCGGAACGGTGCCTTCTTTGCCGGAGTACTTGGAAATACGGTTTAAGGAGTTGATATTGACGTAGAGCAAGTCATTGTCAGCATAGATCAGGCGAATCATCTCTTGGGTCTTGCCGTTCACATCAATCTTCTCCAAACCTGCATATTTGCCGACTCCATGGTCAATATGAGTAATATAATCGCCTGGTTTTAGTTCGCTCAGCTCTTTTAAGGTAATCGCTTGCGAACGCTCATAGCCCTTGCGGCGCTTATATTTATAATAGCGATCAAAGATTTGATGATCGGTATAGCAGGCCAACTTCTGCTCATCATCACGGAATCCTTCGCGCAAAGCCTTGTAAACGGGCGTAAAGCTAATGGTCTTGTCCAAATCGTCCAAGATGGCATAGATACGCTCGATTTGTTTGGTCGAATCAGAGAAGATCAGGTTCTTGATTGCATTCTTCTCATTTTCATGGAAATTATGAATCAGTAAATTGAAATCCTTATTGAAAGATGGCTGCGGATGTATATCGAAGTTGATCGTGTGATCTGCTTTATAGTAAAACTGTTTGCCAAATTCGATGACAGGAAACTCGAACAGCATGGCTGCAAAATTCTTCTCATCGGTAAAGGTAAAACGTGGGTCGATCCAATCTGGGTTGCGTTGAATATCTTGTTCAGAAAGCGCCTTCCAGAATTTAGAAGCACGATTATAGCCTTCTTTAATA
The DNA window shown above is from Sphingobacterium hotanense and carries:
- the galK gene encoding galactokinase, which encodes MIDKHILESRFKDVFGKNPDLVVKSPGRINIIGEHTDYNEGFVLPAAIDKAVYVVVRKREDDLINLYAEDFKENFAISMKDVAPTAQGWPNYILGVVQQIENKGLSLSGFDLYIDGDIPVGAGLSSSAAVECATGYALNELYGLNLDRVTIAKMGQMAEHTYAGVKCGIMDQFASVLSKAGHVIRLDCRDLSYTYVPLDLGNHELVLLNTNVKHALASSAYNDRRHACEHAVGLLQAKYPQVKSLRDVSIAQLDELVKPVDPEAYSKARFVLEENERLNRACEALQASDITALGEQLFLAHEGLSKEYGVSCAELDYLVDRAKQFKQVKGARMMGGGFGGCTINIVEKGFGPQLVEALSEGYRSRFDLELAAIFVAIDNGTEVVY
- a CDS encoding aldose epimerase family protein — encoded protein: MNKKLINLILGCALLALLSCQQGTKQDKTSPSPTGSKELVDSAQFNEDIDGKAVRLFILKNAKGATAYLTNFGARLVGLVVPNKDGAMTDVVLGFSKASLYNNPEEPYFGPIVGPFGNRIANGKFSIDGEQYTTPTNNGKNTLHGGFKGLHFANWEAKQIDEKSVVFSHTLPDRYEGFPGNIKIEVTYSLSDHDELTIAYHATTDKKTVINLTNHAYFNLNGEGSGSILNHQLTLFADQMTPMDSTLIPTGAISSVKGTPFDFTSAKSIGKDIEVANEQLTFGKGFDHNFVLNGTKVDGLNHAAKVVGDQSGIVMDIYTEEPGIQFYSGNFMAEKVTLKNGNKDSFRTGFCLEPQHFPDSPNQPNFPSTILNPGDSYSTKSVYKFSVQ
- a CDS encoding sodium/sugar symporter; translated protein: METKDYIVFLCYFAIVAGYGLYIYYKKKSASGDSKDYFLAEGSLTWWAIGASLIASNISAEQFIGMSGSGFKIGLAIATYEWMAAATLIVVAVFFLPVYLKNKIFTMPQFLNVRYNGTVSMIMAVFWLLLYIVVNLTSILFLGALAVSSISGLDFQLCMIGLAVFAIVITLGGMKVIGYTDVIQVFFLILGGLATTYLALNLVSDHFGGEGILQGFNIVHEKAADHFHMILKPDNPNYIDLPGLSVLIGGMWVINLSYWGCNQYITQRALGADLGTARNGLLFAAVLKLLMPIIVVLPGIAAFVLYNDGLFQQEMMASGELNPDRAYPVLLSLLPTGLKGLSFAALTAAVVASLAGKANSVATIFSLDIYQKIFDKNASERRLVNVGKITIIVSMILAIIIAPHLGIDKKGGFQYIQEYTGFVSPGIFAMFLLGFFWKKTTSNAALFATIGGFLMSIVLKFLPQFMDLSFLASTGFAIPVNGVYEIPFIDRVGFVFLFCVIGMYFISIYENKRGVAPNGLEVDTTMFKTKTGFAVGALLVLGITAALYTIFW
- a CDS encoding endonuclease/exonuclease/phosphatase family protein, which codes for MKNIVKYLSIIAIACVSTQAVAQKKIKILSYNVLYGLQKDSTANIARYVELVKELDPDIVATQEMNGWKQKTLEELAKRYNHPYALQSKEEGFPTALTSKKPMVNFKKVTENMWHSYIYAKIEGIHIFVIHFSPFSYKKRLEEVENIIAQTKELNPKEPILIMGDFNSLSESDSNNYDQAVLASMKEQEIKREQVRNLNNGAIDYSVLKKLEDAGFYDSYKVLNKNFESSVPTFKSGEAKIKQSNAGIGKRIDFLWANETAKKMLTKSIVLKNEKTHIISDHYPVYVELELR
- a CDS encoding RagB/SusD family nutrient uptake outer membrane protein, with the translated sequence MFSDGNNILPDIIKKWDEGKDYLYPIPTQELELNPQLKQNPGWASSGT
- a CDS encoding trans-sulfuration enzyme family protein; its protein translation is MSHLETDLIHQGRAFNESKAVVTPIYQTSTYYADEDLQQYIVAATETKHPTFYHRHGNPTNSQAAVILASLEKTEDALLLATGMAAISTAILAVVKEGDHVVTQNSLYSGAMLFFKEFLSDYGVTVTHVDQTDNTAFERAIQQNTKLIYVETPSNPNLDVTDLEYIGQLGKKHGITTMVDNTFASPINQTPSDYGIDIIVHSATKYLGGHSDLTAGAIGGSKEFIHKAWRRSLVLGASLSPFDSWLLLRGMKTLSMRVKQINSNALALAEWFEKHPAIKHVAYIGLRSHPQYELAAEQMRGGTGMLCIEIVGDEDQAYQHAQQVLNKLQIFANAASLGGVESLVVHPASMWGSHHDKSQKKTSGITPGMLRISVGIEHIDDLIGDFEEALEGIG
- a CDS encoding M14 family metallopeptidase, which encodes MKNFILCLLCACCSLSNAQIKSPAEFLGYQVGTRVTPHWKILAYYDHVAEQVPNQVKSEAYGTSVEGRPMRVYYISSASNISKLEDIRTNNLRLAHALEGTGQTNMPAIIWMSNNVHGNETSSAEASMMTLFELVNPANTKAKAWLDKSLIIIDPCLNPDGTERYANFHNGVVGKNYNPDLYAREHREPWPGGRYNHYYFDLNRDWAWQTQAESTQRAVIYNKWLPHIHVDFHEQGINSPYYFPPAAEPFHEVITPWQREFQTTIGKHNANYFDSKGWLYFTKERFDLFYPSYGDTYPLYSGSIGMTYEKAGNGSAGLGVYMDDRDTLTLVDRAIQHHASGLNVVDVVSANAERVVQEFKKFGDDAVAGKLSSYHTYVLKYDQASDGRIRALLNLLDKNKINYYSSTGSVRGLDYFSKKEQSHSLTANDVVIPGNQAKAALVRVLFEPEAKLTDSVTYDITAWSLPYVYGIPAIASHTKTSNLKPYQLAKISNESSAGFGYAIKWDGFSAAQLTAALLKNKVSLKSSEQSFKIGSEEFPKGSILIMKNANQTVKLDQLLKENADRLQVKVYNLSSGIVEGGKDLGSSDVKTLKAPKIMMFAGEGLRATNVGEVWHYFDEQLDYPIALVNPLDFSRVKWEEIDVVVLANGTHPFLKDKAQAARFASWLSAGGKVIALESAVGQLASQEWSALKPLKQDSVSKSKATPLQKYSDRERESLKEYTAGAIYKVTFDNSHPLMFGIKDYFTLKQDANLYQYFEAGKGWNVGYINEGAKMSGFVGNNLAKKLKNGLVFAEQKVGQGSVIYLTDNVLFRNFWENGKVIMANAVFLTAD